From the Rhinolophus sinicus isolate RSC01 linkage group LG02, ASM3656204v1, whole genome shotgun sequence genome, one window contains:
- the GPR78 gene encoding LOW QUALITY PROTEIN: G-protein coupled receptor 78 (The sequence of the model RefSeq protein was modified relative to this genomic sequence to represent the inferred CDS: inserted 2 bases in 2 codons; substituted 1 base at 1 genomic stop codon) produces the protein MKKRGSDHRGAAQVPQHGRWQGRACTPDTDRGADDKGGQASDLPLDPMPPGAQPPPPQEPATSRQLWGPSSLSAGEHSQRECNRDVPRHLEKSSPELARRCASSGAGRQGRFSTFETSAEEDEELSEGRRIPGGVDRLASVSADHKSLPDAPAESPLRVPLRVLPAGSGSPGLRGHFPLPERSQAHGPPRGSRRAASALGSGEEKLAGLLARVLALSLLSTALVLLRCANSAELRTHASGVFLTNLSLGHLLLAALDLPFVLLRRTVGFLDTFLASSAALIAAAPSAEQWLAVGFPLLYARRLRPPDARLRLAYAWTQSLAFAFAVLASSPLGYSSSFAPRSLRLPREPEGPRFTXLPAVGLALPLAVLSLXSLXVPRVTRGHCRRTDVGTTQALALLLDLHPGSRPARWGPAPGAAPEPQVFTAFTCQWCLCEQGHCPQQAARKISIFIWSFFFCFAPYIVTSWVLALGPLSWGPLDLSQSSLLQASPVRLLGQGPEGKLTSAGPLVHT, from the exons ATGAAGAAACGAGGCTCAGACCATCGAGGGGCCGCGCAGGTCCCACAGCACGGCCGATGGCAGGGCCGGGCCTGCACTCCGGACACTGACC GTGGAGCCGATGACAAAGGAGGCCAGGCCAGCGACCTGCCACTGGATCCCATGCCCCCTGGagcccagcccccccccccccaggaaccTGCCACCAGCCGGCAGCTCTGGGGACCCAGCTCCTTGTCAGCAGGAg AGCACTCTCAGCGGGAATGCAACCGAGATGTTCCCCGCCATCTGGAGAAGTCCTCTCCAGAGCTGGCCAGGCGTTGTGCCTCTAGTGGGGCAGGCCGCCAAGGCCGATTTTCCACT TTTGAAACTAGCGCAGAGGAGGACGAGGAGCTCAGTGAGGGCCGTCGCATCCCTGGAGGAGTGGACAGGCTCGCTAGCGTCTCAGCTGATCACAAGTCGCTACCGGACGCTCCAGCGGAG TCGCCGCTCCGTGTGCCTCTCCGGGTCCTGCCCGCCGGCTCTGGATCTCCGGGCCTCCGCGGGCACTTTCCCCTCCCGGAGCGGAGCCAAGCGCATGGGCCCCCGCGGGGCTCCCGGCGAGCCGCTAGTGCCTTGGGCTCGGGAGAGGAGAAGCTGGCGGGGCTGCTGGCGCGAGTGCTGGCCCTGTCGCTGCTGTCCACCGCGCTGGTGCTGCTCCGCTGTGCCAACAGCGCTGAGCTGCGCACGCACGCCTCTGGCGTCTTCCTGACGAACCTGTCGCTGGGCCACCTGCTCCTGGCGGCGCTCGACCTACCCTTCGTGCTGCTCAGGCGTACCGTCGGCTTCCTGGACACCTTCTTGGCGTCCAGCGCGGCGCTGATCGCGGCGGCACCGAGTGCGGAGCAGTGGCTGGCGGTGGGATTCCCGTTGCTCTACGCCCGGCGCCTGCGGCCACCGGACGCGCGCCTGCGGCTGGCCTACGCGTGGACACAGTCGTTGGCCTTCGCGTTCGCCGTGCTCGCCAGCTCACCGCTCGGCTACAGCAGCTCCTTCGCGCCCCGCTCTCTGCGCCTGCCCCGGGAACCCGAGGGCCCGCGCTTCA GCCTGCCAGCCGTGGGCTTGGCGCTGCCGCTCGCTGTGCTCAGCC CCTCGCTATAGGTGCCTCGGGTGACGCGCGGCCACTGCCGGCGCACAGACGTGGGCACCACGCAGGCGCTCGCGCTGCTCCTGGACCTGCACCCAGGGAGCCGGCCAGCGCGTTGGGGCCCAGCCCCTGGGGCTGCACCTGAGCCCCAGGTGTTCACAGCCTT CACGTGCCAGTGGTGCCTCTGTGAGCAGGGGCACTGCCCCCAGCAAGCCGCCAGGAAGATCAGCATCTTCATTTGGTCCTTCTTCTTCTGCTTTGCCCCATATATTGTGACCAGCTGGGTCCTGGCACTTGGGCCCCTGTCCTGGGGGCCACTGGACCTCAGTCAGTCCAGCCTTTTACAAGCCTCCCCTGTAAGGCTCCTCGGCCAGGGACCTGAAGGGAAGCTGACATCCGCAGGGCCCCTAGTTCACACCTGA